One part of the Candidatus Woesearchaeota archaeon genome encodes these proteins:
- a CDS encoding ribbon-helix-helix protein, CopG family: MKLKMSITLDNETLKLIEEQVNSQRFRNKSHAIEFAVRKLLEQKIGDAKGTAKSQKSLNAYLEGDSHG; the protein is encoded by the coding sequence ATGAAATTGAAGATGAGCATTACCCTGGACAATGAAACATTAAAACTCATTGAGGAGCAGGTAAATTCGCAGAGATTCAGGAACAAGAGCCACGCAATTGAATTCGCAGTAAGAAAACTTCTGGAGCAAAAAATTGGCGATGCCAAAGGCACTGCGAAATCGCAAAAGTCGCTAAATGCCTATCTGGAGGGTGATAGCCATGGCTAG
- a CDS encoding 50S ribosomal protein L35ae — MKGVIVNFRGGKHTQTNNQMVVLPEGVTSKDKAVSLIGKSAVWTSAGKNKKDIKGKITNVHGRNGAVRVVFEKGMPGQSVGQRVEIK; from the coding sequence ATGAAAGGCGTAATTGTAAATTTCAGGGGAGGCAAGCACACGCAGACAAACAACCAGATGGTTGTGCTGCCAGAAGGTGTGACATCCAAGGACAAGGCTGTTTCGCTAATAGGCAAAAGCGCTGTCTGGACCTCGGCCGGGAAGAACAAGAAGGACATCAAAGGCAAGATAACCAATGTCCATGGCAGAAATGGCGCAGTCAGGGTTGTATTTGAAAAGGGCATGCCTGGCCAGTCTGTTGGGCAAAGGGTTGAAATTAAATAG
- a CDS encoding tripartite tricarboxylate transporter permease: MIWQTVLALVIGILAGIITGLTPGIHVNLVSVFILAIHRKLLAFFTLMDIAVFLVAMSITHVFLDAVPSIYLGAPDSNTALGVLPGHRYLLQGNGYMAIKLTVVGNYFALLLSLALFPIAIALIGEIYDYIVEYIGYFLLVILVFMVIREKNLIWAIIVVLLSGLLGMIVLDMPMLEDPLFPMLSGLFGISTLLISLNDNQEIPPQKTSSKIDIDWKKGVKALLSGQFSGFITAVLPGIGASTAAVISMQITRKLGDHGFMILMGAIGMVNFVLSLATYYTISKARNGVVVALAEMMGRMEMNDIMLMLASALIAASIGVWLSLAVAKVFSSLMTKMPYKKVVWTIIAFIALIGLALTGILGLVVMIVSTAIGLIPAIKKISRTHAMACLTVPVMVYFLV, translated from the coding sequence ATGATTTGGCAAACTGTCTTAGCGTTGGTTATTGGGATTCTTGCTGGGATAATAACAGGCCTTACACCGGGCATTCATGTCAATTTGGTAAGTGTCTTCATTCTGGCAATTCACAGAAAATTGCTTGCCTTCTTCACATTGATGGACATTGCCGTATTTCTTGTGGCAATGTCAATAACGCATGTTTTTTTGGATGCTGTCCCGTCCATTTACCTTGGCGCGCCTGATTCCAACACAGCATTGGGTGTTTTGCCCGGGCATCGATACTTATTGCAGGGGAATGGCTATATGGCTATTAAGCTCACTGTTGTTGGAAACTATTTTGCCCTGTTGCTAAGCTTAGCGCTTTTTCCCATTGCCATTGCGCTGATAGGGGAGATTTATGATTATATTGTGGAGTATATTGGGTATTTCTTGCTGGTAATTCTGGTATTTATGGTGATCAGGGAGAAAAACCTTATATGGGCAATAATTGTTGTTTTGCTCTCGGGCCTGCTTGGCATGATTGTACTGGACATGCCTATGCTGGAAGACCCGCTTTTTCCAATGCTTTCCGGCCTTTTCGGGATATCCACGCTTCTAATCAGCCTGAATGACAACCAGGAAATACCTCCGCAAAAAACAAGCAGTAAAATTGACATTGATTGGAAAAAAGGTGTGAAAGCGCTTCTGTCAGGCCAGTTTTCAGGCTTTATCACGGCAGTCCTTCCTGGCATTGGCGCATCCACTGCAGCAGTAATCTCAATGCAAATTACCAGAAAGCTCGGCGACCATGGATTTATGATTTTAATGGGCGCAATAGGCATGGTCAACTTTGTTCTATCACTCGCCACATATTACACAATAAGCAAGGCAAGGAATGGGGTTGTGGTGGCTCTGGCTGAAATGATGGGGAGGATGGAGATGAATGACATCATGCTTATGCTTGCATCCGCATTAATAGCAGCCAGCATCGGAGTTTGGCTGAGCCTTGCAGTTGCAAAAGTCTTTTCATCGCTTATGACAAAAATGCCCTATAAAAAAGTAGTCTGGACAATAATAGCATTCATTGCCCTCATCGGATTGGCACTGACCGGCATTCTGGGACTGGTTGTGATGATCGTATCGACTGCCATTGGGCTGATTCCTGCCATCAAGAAAATCTCGAGAACACATGCAATGGCATGCCTCACAGTGCCTGTCATGGTTTATTTTCTGGTTTAA
- a CDS encoding DMT family transporter has translation MSDQIGVIFAILAMVLWGAEELFLKKAIDGLKSLTAYLINTLTGVVLQVAIVLFLFSEKIRLLTFPEFWLVLLASFIGFLGYVFLYLALEKQEVSLIASLDESWIIVSVLIAIIFLGERLSLVNTLAILVILAGAALVSLDFSKIRRIKMISGAGYEFISLIFIGTVVPLEKFVVDRIGEANAIFYLVILVVPMIFAWKLFLHQKFVRPNPKMLGIAMLSGISDGIAFVFYLLAINRATVSIVAPIVASSLVVTVILARIFLKEKMTEKQIVGTGLIMAGVLVLSVLFGG, from the coding sequence ATGTCAGACCAAATTGGCGTAATTTTTGCAATCCTTGCCATGGTGCTTTGGGGTGCCGAAGAGCTGTTCCTGAAAAAAGCCATTGACGGATTGAAAAGCCTGACAGCTTATTTAATCAACACTCTTACCGGGGTGGTATTACAGGTTGCAATTGTGCTTTTCCTGTTCAGCGAAAAAATCAGGCTGCTAACTTTTCCTGAATTCTGGCTTGTCCTCCTCGCCAGCTTCATTGGGTTCCTGGGTTATGTTTTTTTATATCTGGCTCTTGAAAAACAGGAAGTTTCGCTTATTGCCTCGCTCGATGAAAGCTGGATCATTGTTTCGGTCTTGATTGCAATCATCTTTCTGGGTGAAAGGCTAAGCCTTGTCAATACACTGGCCATACTGGTCATTTTAGCTGGCGCAGCATTGGTAAGCCTGGATTTTTCCAAAATCAGGCGTATCAAGATGATATCTGGTGCAGGATACGAGTTCATTTCCCTTATTTTTATCGGCACTGTCGTGCCTTTGGAAAAGTTTGTGGTAGACAGGATTGGCGAAGCAAACGCAATTTTCTATTTGGTTATACTCGTTGTGCCAATGATTTTTGCCTGGAAGCTTTTTTTGCACCAGAAATTTGTCAGGCCTAACCCTAAAATGCTGGGGATTGCCATGCTATCAGGGATTTCAGACGGAATAGCATTTGTATTTTATTTGCTGGCTATAAACAGGGCAACAGTCTCCATTGTCGCGCCGATTGTGGCTTCAAGCCTTGTGGTCACTGTAATCCTTGCCAGAATATTCCTGAAAGAAAAAATGACTGAAAAGCAGATTGTTGGGACAGGCTTAATCATGGCAGGCGTTTTGGTCTTGTCTGTTCTTTTTGGAGGGTAA
- the lonB gene encoding ATP-dependent protease LonB, protein MPKAKSPGGSPAKARNAEPVGQKKTKASVKANKKAKALDASKSISNTQESPLKFADTSKIAVSARIIEQVIGQEEAVNVIKKAASQRRHVLLIGEPGTGKSMLGLALAELLPKEKLVDVLSFPNANDENQPLIRTVPSGKGRDIVMRARLESMGLLKNQNMLMFILAVVAMIIPWWIRSHYKSDIMFAAFFLGGMLFLAIFVMFINFNKKSSEKALVPKVIVDNYDKKQTPFYDATGAHAGALLGDVLHDPFQTGGLGTPAHERVVAGMIHKANMGVLFVDEISTLKPHTQQELLTALQEGKYSITGQSERSAGAMVRTEAVPCNFILVAAGNYETIKHMHPALRSRIRGYGYEVYMKETMKDTQANRDKIAIFVAQEVVKDKKIPHFSKDAVDAIIEEARRMANRKGHLTLRFRELGGLIRAAGDIAIERGKTLVEKDHVPSARNIARTLEQQIADSYIERKKEYEVIITKGKRVGRVNGLAVIGGGSAFSGIVLPIESEVTSGGKQLEIVATGKLGDIAKEAVKNVHAIIKKYFGESIKGRYDFHVQFLQTYEGVEGDSASIAVATSIISALKGVPVKQNYAMTGSLSVRGEVLPVGGVTSKVEAAIEAGMEFVIVPKTNMMDIIIDKDKLKRIKIIPVETIADVLKEALDWNGKEPILKKIAGAR, encoded by the coding sequence ATGCCAAAAGCTAAATCTCCCGGTGGCAGCCCTGCTAAAGCAAGGAATGCAGAACCTGTTGGCCAAAAAAAGACCAAGGCATCAGTCAAGGCTAATAAGAAAGCCAAAGCCTTGGACGCCTCCAAGTCTATCTCCAATACACAGGAATCGCCTCTCAAATTTGCTGATACTTCCAAAATTGCAGTTTCAGCCAGGATAATAGAACAGGTAATTGGCCAGGAAGAGGCTGTTAATGTCATCAAGAAAGCCGCTTCCCAAAGAAGGCATGTGCTGCTGATCGGCGAGCCAGGCACTGGAAAATCCATGCTTGGCCTTGCACTGGCTGAGCTTTTGCCAAAGGAAAAACTGGTTGATGTTCTTTCATTCCCAAATGCAAATGATGAAAACCAGCCTTTGATACGGACTGTACCTTCAGGGAAAGGCCGGGACATTGTAATGCGTGCACGGCTTGAGTCCATGGGGCTTCTGAAAAACCAGAACATGCTTATGTTCATACTTGCGGTCGTGGCGATGATAATCCCCTGGTGGATCAGGTCACATTACAAATCAGACATAATGTTTGCCGCATTTTTTCTCGGGGGAATGCTTTTCCTCGCAATCTTTGTGATGTTCATTAATTTTAACAAGAAAAGCAGTGAAAAAGCGCTTGTTCCAAAAGTGATTGTGGACAATTACGATAAAAAGCAAACGCCTTTTTACGATGCAACTGGCGCGCATGCAGGCGCCCTTCTGGGAGACGTGCTGCATGACCCATTCCAAACAGGAGGGTTGGGCACACCTGCGCACGAACGCGTTGTTGCAGGCATGATCCATAAGGCCAATATGGGCGTTTTATTTGTGGATGAAATTTCCACACTCAAGCCGCATACCCAGCAGGAATTGCTCACGGCCCTGCAGGAAGGCAAATATTCTATCACCGGGCAAAGTGAGCGCTCTGCCGGCGCCATGGTCAGGACTGAAGCAGTGCCATGCAATTTTATCCTGGTAGCTGCCGGAAACTATGAAACCATAAAGCACATGCATCCTGCATTGAGGTCAAGGATAAGGGGCTATGGCTATGAAGTGTATATGAAAGAGACAATGAAGGACACGCAGGCGAACCGCGACAAAATTGCAATTTTTGTCGCGCAGGAAGTGGTAAAGGACAAAAAAATCCCCCACTTCAGCAAGGATGCGGTTGATGCAATCATTGAGGAAGCCAGGCGCATGGCAAATAGAAAAGGCCACCTGACGCTCAGGTTCAGGGAACTTGGCGGCTTGATAAGGGCTGCTGGCGACATTGCAATTGAAAGGGGAAAGACACTGGTGGAAAAGGACCATGTGCCCAGCGCAAGAAACATTGCCAGGACACTGGAACAGCAAATTGCAGACAGCTATATCGAAAGGAAGAAGGAATATGAAGTCATAATCACGAAAGGCAAAAGAGTTGGCAGGGTCAATGGCCTTGCCGTGATTGGCGGCGGCTCAGCCTTTAGCGGAATTGTGCTGCCAATTGAAAGCGAAGTCACATCCGGAGGCAAGCAGCTTGAAATCGTTGCAACAGGAAAGCTGGGTGACATTGCCAAGGAAGCTGTTAAGAATGTGCATGCAATAATCAAGAAATACTTTGGAGAATCCATTAAGGGCAGGTATGACTTCCATGTGCAATTCCTGCAGACATATGAAGGAGTGGAAGGCGATTCAGCATCCATCGCAGTCGCAACTTCAATTATCTCAGCGCTCAAGGGCGTTCCGGTGAAGCAGAATTATGCCATGACCGGCTCCCTGTCAGTGCGCGGGGAGGTCCTGCCTGTTGGCGGCGTCACTTCAAAAGTGGAAGCTGCCATAGAAGCCGGCATGGAATTTGTCATTGTGCCCAAGACAAACATGATGGACATAATCATAGACAAGGACAAGCTCAAGCGCATCAAGATTATCCCTGTAGAGACTATTGCAGATGTTCTCAAAGAGGCCCTTGACTGGAATGGCAAGGAGCCAATATTAAAGAAAATAGCTGGAGCACGCTAG
- a CDS encoding bifunctional N(6)-L-threonylcarbamoyladenine synthase/serine/threonine protein kinase: protein MDKFCLGIESTAHTFGGSVVTYSGKVLSNVKSSFTTKSGGMIPHKVALHHAENCGRIVREALETAKVSIKDISLISYSASPGIGHCLRIGAMAARSLAVQNSIPLIGVNHCIAHLEIGRLLTDAKDPILLYASGANTQIIAYEGKKYRIFGETLDTGIGNFLDTLAREMGVGFPGGPIIESLASKGRKYIELPYTVKGMDVSFGGLLTNIKEKIKSGKYRNEDLAYSAQETVFAMLIEVSERALAHTGKKELLLGGGVACNKRLQEMARIMCKERGANSFVLQNQFFVDNAAMIAWLGILESTHGIRTDIKNAGIDPYLRTDDVLVAWR from the coding sequence ATGGATAAATTTTGCCTTGGGATTGAAAGCACTGCGCACACATTTGGAGGCTCCGTGGTCACCTACAGTGGCAAAGTGCTCAGCAATGTCAAAAGCAGCTTCACGACCAAATCAGGCGGCATGATACCCCACAAAGTGGCATTGCACCATGCGGAAAACTGCGGCAGGATTGTGCGCGAAGCGCTGGAAACCGCCAAAGTCTCGATAAAGGATATCAGCCTCATTAGTTATTCTGCCTCGCCCGGCATAGGCCATTGCCTCAGGATCGGTGCCATGGCAGCAAGGAGCCTTGCCGTGCAGAACAGCATCCCCCTCATTGGTGTGAACCATTGCATTGCCCACCTTGAAATCGGCAGGCTCCTGACTGATGCAAAAGACCCAATTCTTCTTTACGCCTCTGGAGCAAACACCCAGATTATTGCATACGAAGGAAAGAAATACAGGATTTTCGGCGAAACATTGGACACAGGAATAGGAAATTTCCTGGACACATTGGCCAGGGAGATGGGTGTTGGTTTCCCAGGAGGGCCGATTATTGAAAGCCTTGCATCCAAAGGCAGGAAATACATAGAATTGCCATACACGGTGAAAGGAATGGATGTTTCCTTCGGCGGCTTGCTGACAAATATCAAGGAGAAAATCAAGAGTGGAAAATACAGGAATGAGGATTTGGCTTATTCAGCGCAGGAGACTGTTTTTGCCATGCTGATTGAGGTTAGCGAGCGCGCTTTGGCCCATACTGGCAAAAAGGAACTTTTGCTCGGTGGAGGGGTTGCATGCAACAAGAGGCTTCAGGAAATGGCCAGGATAATGTGTAAGGAGAGGGGTGCGAATAGCTTTGTCCTGCAAAACCAGTTTTTTGTTGACAATGCTGCAATGATTGCCTGGCTCGGGATACTTGAAAGCACACATGGCATCAGGACAGATATCAAAAATGCTGGAATCGACCCGTACCTCAGGACAGACGATGTGCTGGTAGCCTGGCGATAA
- a CDS encoding PH domain-containing protein, translating to MDKPLLTVRPSIVNALLPTVIKNLGLGILIALVAFAILSMLGAVGIFEISATTEISILAGIVVILGIVPVALKIVKLMHTRYYFFETHLITEYKLVKITKISAPYERIKDITMKMGLWDRMCNAGQIIISTTDDSNPNIYLFHVKDPEKIERGIYRLIKSKKVTGK from the coding sequence ATGGACAAGCCATTGCTGACAGTCAGGCCAAGCATTGTCAATGCCTTGCTGCCTACGGTAATCAAGAATTTGGGGCTGGGCATATTGATAGCCCTGGTGGCATTTGCAATACTTTCCATGCTCGGCGCAGTGGGCATATTTGAGATATCAGCCACAACTGAAATCAGCATATTGGCAGGGATAGTTGTTATCTTGGGGATCGTGCCCGTAGCCCTGAAAATTGTGAAGCTTATGCACACAAGGTATTATTTTTTCGAAACACATCTGATAACAGAGTACAAGCTTGTGAAAATAACGAAAATTTCCGCGCCTTATGAGAGGATAAAGGACATTACAATGAAAATGGGATTATGGGACAGGATGTGCAATGCCGGCCAGATTATCATAAGCACCACAGATGACTCGAATCCAAACATTTACCTGTTTCACGTCAAGGACCCTGAAAAAATTGAGAGGGGTATTTACAGGCTCATAAAGTCCAAAAAGGTAACAGGAAAATAA
- a CDS encoding four helix bundle protein, translating to MKSKEVYEIPENGLSEKANSMAVEVYTLTVQFPKYEAHVMIPLLRKLALSVVSNISKALAVREGREFLFFMTYANASANGIIALGTMSRDIGYITNDQLDQLDQKCRGIARELERMISAVENAGDK from the coding sequence ATGAAAAGCAAAGAAGTTTATGAAATCCCGGAAAACGGCCTTTCCGAAAAAGCCAACTCCATGGCGGTTGAAGTTTACACGCTCACGGTGCAGTTTCCAAAATATGAAGCGCACGTGATGATTCCCCTCCTCAGAAAATTGGCATTGTCTGTTGTCAGCAACATTTCAAAGGCTCTTGCGGTTCGCGAGGGCAGGGAGTTCCTTTTTTTCATGACATATGCCAATGCATCAGCCAACGGCATAATTGCATTAGGCACGATGAGCAGGGATATTGGGTATATTACAAATGACCAGCTGGACCAGCTGGACCAGAAATGCAGGGGAATTGCCAGGGAATTGGAACGGATGATTTCTGCAGTTGAAAATGCCGGTGATAAGTAA
- a CDS encoding YdeI/OmpD-associated family protein, which produces MQITKTLYLTKRSQWRSWLKKNYKKEKEIWLIYYNKASNRPRIPYNDAVEEALCFGWIDSIVKKINKDATAQRYTPRRKGSPMSQMNMERARMMIKQNKMAPEGLAHFHDNDTSEDIKIRPDIMKALKQDKTVWNNFRSFPDHYKRIRIAGIEYYRKNPKMFRTRLENFLKMTRKNKKFGMVR; this is translated from the coding sequence ATGCAAATCACCAAAACACTTTACCTCACAAAAAGAAGCCAATGGCGCTCCTGGCTGAAGAAGAACTACAAAAAGGAAAAGGAAATCTGGCTGATTTACTACAACAAGGCAAGCAACAGGCCGAGAATTCCTTACAACGACGCAGTCGAGGAGGCATTGTGCTTTGGCTGGATTGACAGCATAGTCAAGAAAATAAACAAGGATGCAACTGCGCAAAGGTATACTCCAAGGAGAAAAGGCAGCCCTATGTCGCAGATGAACATGGAAAGGGCCAGGATGATGATAAAACAGAACAAGATGGCTCCGGAAGGCCTTGCACATTTCCATGACAATGACACCTCTGAAGATATCAAGATCAGGCCGGACATAATGAAAGCATTGAAGCAGGACAAAACAGTCTGGAATAATTTCCGGAGTTTCCCAGACCATTACAAGCGAATAAGGATTGCTGGCATAGAATATTATCGGAAAAATCCAAAAATGTTCAGGACACGGCTCGAAAATTTCCTGAAAATGACACGGAAAAACAAGAAGTTCGGGATGGTCAGATAG
- a CDS encoding AbrB/MazE/SpoVT family DNA-binding domain-containing protein yields MKKIRGKIEQDGIDFDAYRCPNCQEEIMDMKQLNELAQKYRKLRKAKEITFAKWGNSIAVRIPSEIADEFNISEGKHGTLTKEKDGIRIIPSS; encoded by the coding sequence ATGAAAAAGATAAGGGGAAAAATTGAGCAGGATGGAATAGATTTTGATGCATATAGATGTCCGAATTGCCAGGAAGAAATCATGGACATGAAGCAATTGAATGAACTCGCACAGAAATACAGGAAATTGAGGAAAGCGAAAGAAATCACATTTGCAAAATGGGGAAACAGCATCGCAGTCAGGATACCGAGTGAAATAGCTGATGAATTCAATATATCAGAAGGAAAGCATGGCACGCTAACAAAGGAAAAGGATGGAATAAGAATTATCCCATCCAGTTAA